In a single window of the Dinghuibacter silviterrae genome:
- a CDS encoding serine hydrolase domain-containing protein: MHTLLYLLLDSLISLHFQGNVPGMAVLVAQKGQVLFEKAYGSANIELETPLEPSMAFKIGSVTKQFTAVGILRLVDQGRVHLSDTIQQYIKGFPSKGYPITIENLLTHTSGIVDYMSLDDPDPYIERRDFTPEQIIHYFQDRPLLFRPGFTFSYSNSNYTLLGYIIQKVTGMPYHLYMTDSVLKPAGLTHTGFATEQDVLPGRVEGYSRDKGYYQNADYQSMTLAYAAGDLYSTVEDLYRWNCALLEGKLLPPSLLQKAWTAHRLADSSSTHYGYGWYDNLLYGVRCIHHEGQINGFIAEVKYFPGEDLYVCTLTNLRSGEDRTTFSEGRFRLMENIALAALGKLGPPPASLPSGAIDRFIGSYRCVEKPKLVLKIYKENGRLYADLSNGTGRHMVLEPETATRFVLPDVLNVRTTIEFTPDGGLIATQDKPYVFKKF, translated from the coding sequence ATGCATACACTACTTTATCTCCTGTTGGATAGCCTGATCTCCCTCCACTTCCAGGGCAACGTACCGGGCATGGCCGTCCTGGTGGCGCAAAAAGGGCAAGTACTTTTTGAAAAAGCCTACGGAAGCGCCAATATAGAACTGGAGACACCCCTGGAACCATCCATGGCTTTCAAGATCGGCTCCGTGACCAAACAATTTACGGCGGTGGGTATCCTCCGGCTGGTGGACCAAGGCAGGGTTCACTTGTCCGACACGATACAACAATATATAAAGGGCTTTCCTTCCAAGGGGTACCCCATCACCATCGAAAACCTCCTCACGCATACCTCGGGGATCGTGGACTATATGTCTCTCGACGACCCTGATCCTTATATCGAACGCAGGGATTTTACCCCGGAGCAGATTATTCATTATTTTCAGGACCGGCCTCTTTTATTCCGGCCCGGCTTCACCTTTAGCTATTCCAATTCCAATTATACCCTGCTGGGGTATATTATTCAAAAGGTCACCGGTATGCCCTATCATCTTTATATGACGGATAGCGTGCTCAAACCGGCCGGGCTGACCCATACCGGTTTCGCCACCGAACAGGATGTCCTCCCCGGCCGGGTAGAGGGATACTCCCGGGACAAAGGGTATTACCAGAATGCAGACTACCAAAGCATGACCCTGGCCTACGCCGCGGGCGATCTATATTCCACGGTCGAAGACCTGTACCGTTGGAATTGCGCCTTGCTGGAAGGAAAGCTCCTTCCCCCGTCCCTGCTCCAAAAGGCATGGACCGCTCACCGCCTGGCGGATAGCAGTTCCACACACTACGGCTATGGATGGTATGACAACCTCCTCTATGGGGTACGCTGTATCCACCATGAAGGTCAGATCAACGGTTTTATCGCGGAGGTTAAATATTTTCCCGGCGAAGACCTTTACGTTTGCACCCTCACCAACCTCCGCTCAGGGGAAGACCGGACCACCTTCAGCGAAGGCCGGTTTCGATTGATGGAGAACATCGCCCTTGCCGCCCTGGGGAAACTGGGACCGCCGCCGGCGTCCCTGCCCAGCGGTGCGATCGATCGGTTCATCGGATCGTACCGGTGTGTTGAAAAACCCAAACTGGTCCTTAAGATTTATAAGGAGAACGGCCGGTTATACGCCGACCTCTCCAACGGCACCGGGCGGCACATGGTCCTTGAGCCGGAGACCGCCACCCGTTTCGTACTACCGGATGTGCTCAATGTCCGGACGACCATCGAGTTTACACCGGACGGAGGGCTGATCGCCACACAGGACAAGCCGTATGTGTTTAAAAAGTTCTGA
- a CDS encoding NADP-dependent oxidoreductase, whose protein sequence is MKAVRIHAFGGPEVLQLEEVPRPMPAPGEVLVKVYASGVNPLDWKIRKGLRAKKYPTDFPLTLGWDMSGVVEEVGSGVHQWRPGDEVYGRPDPTRNGTYAEYVAVKADQIGLKPKTIDHVHAAAVPLAGMTAWQGLFDHGHLERGQTVLIQAASGGVGIYAVQFARWVGARVYGTTSTPKIDFVQGLGADVVIDYTKQRFEDVVHDADLVLDTLGGDTQKRSLSVIRKGGRIVTTLAPEDQAVEAFTTLANTEQLETIARLIDEGKVHPVIARVFPLEQAAAAQELSETGHVQGKIVLQIV, encoded by the coding sequence ATGAAAGCCGTCCGGATCCATGCCTTCGGAGGACCCGAGGTCCTCCAACTGGAAGAGGTACCCCGTCCCATGCCTGCTCCCGGTGAGGTGCTTGTAAAGGTGTATGCCTCCGGGGTGAACCCCCTTGACTGGAAGATCCGCAAGGGGCTCCGGGCAAAAAAGTACCCCACCGATTTCCCCCTAACGCTGGGCTGGGACATGTCCGGCGTTGTGGAAGAAGTGGGGAGCGGCGTCCACCAATGGCGCCCGGGAGACGAGGTATACGGCCGGCCCGACCCCACGCGAAACGGTACTTATGCCGAGTATGTGGCGGTGAAGGCCGACCAGATCGGCCTAAAACCAAAGACGATCGACCATGTCCACGCGGCGGCGGTTCCGCTGGCGGGTATGACGGCCTGGCAGGGACTCTTCGACCACGGTCACCTGGAACGAGGCCAGACGGTCCTCATCCAGGCCGCCTCGGGTGGGGTGGGGATATACGCGGTACAATTCGCGCGCTGGGTGGGGGCCCGGGTGTATGGTACGACCTCTACGCCCAAAATCGATTTTGTACAGGGGCTCGGGGCCGATGTGGTGATCGATTATACGAAGCAGCGTTTTGAAGACGTCGTCCACGACGCGGACCTGGTCCTCGACACCCTCGGGGGCGATACGCAAAAGCGCTCCCTGTCCGTGATCAGAAAGGGGGGCAGGATCGTTACGACCCTGGCTCCGGAAGATCAGGCAGTAGAGGCTTTTACAACCCTGGCCAATACGGAGCAATTGGAAACGATCGCCCGCCTGATCGACGAGGGCAAGGTCCACCCGGTGATCGCCCGGGTCTTTCCGCTGGAACAGGCGGCAGCAGCGCAGGAACTGAGCGAAACGGGGCATGTACAAGGGAAGATCGTGCTGCAAATTGTCTAA
- a CDS encoding calcium:proton antiporter gives MKSIPFWTMIVPLAALSALMVTPLFGSPLLTLIPGALLIATVIASVHHAEVIAHRTGEPYGTIILAVAVTVIEVSLILSLMLVGGPGSEVLARDTVFAAVMIILTGIIGLCLLIGGYRHREQRFVLQGANAALITLTAITALTLILPNYTTTVPGPAYSRTQLVFVAIVSLVLYGTFLAVQTVRHRDYFLSDDAAETHAASPGNTKVVLSLFFLLVGLTAVVLLAKKLSPTIESGVENLGAPKSLVGVIVATVILLPEGLAAVKAARKNHLQTSLNLALGSALASIGLTIPAVAFASIAAGLDVTLGLDGKSMILLVLSLFTVTLSLGTGRTTILQGTVLLVLFAVYLFTTIFP, from the coding sequence ATGAAGTCAATCCCCTTCTGGACAATGATCGTACCGTTGGCAGCCCTGTCGGCGCTGATGGTGACGCCGCTTTTCGGTTCCCCACTGCTCACCCTTATCCCGGGCGCCCTGCTGATCGCCACGGTCATCGCCTCCGTCCATCACGCGGAAGTAATCGCCCACCGTACCGGCGAGCCCTACGGCACCATCATCCTGGCGGTAGCCGTGACCGTGATCGAAGTGTCCCTGATCCTGTCGCTGATGCTGGTGGGCGGGCCCGGGTCGGAGGTGTTGGCGAGGGATACCGTTTTTGCCGCGGTCATGATCATCCTGACGGGTATCATAGGGCTTTGCCTGCTGATCGGCGGGTACCGGCACCGGGAACAACGCTTTGTCCTCCAGGGTGCGAATGCCGCGTTGATCACATTGACCGCGATCACAGCCCTGACACTCATCCTGCCCAATTATACCACGACGGTACCCGGGCCGGCCTATAGCCGCACCCAGCTGGTGTTCGTGGCCATCGTCTCCCTGGTGCTGTATGGCACCTTCTTAGCGGTGCAGACCGTACGGCACCGGGATTATTTTCTGAGCGATGACGCCGCTGAAACCCACGCGGCGTCCCCGGGGAACACAAAGGTGGTGCTGAGTTTGTTCTTCTTGTTGGTGGGCCTCACCGCCGTTGTCTTGCTGGCCAAAAAACTGTCCCCTACGATAGAATCGGGTGTCGAGAACCTGGGCGCGCCCAAGTCGCTGGTGGGCGTGATCGTTGCCACGGTCATCCTGTTACCGGAAGGGCTGGCCGCCGTCAAGGCCGCCCGTAAAAATCATCTGCAAACGAGTCTGAACCTTGCGTTGGGGTCCGCGCTGGCCAGCATCGGGCTGACCATACCTGCGGTGGCCTTTGCCTCCATCGCTGCAGGGCTGGACGTTACGCTGGGGCTGGACGGCAAGTCCATGATCCTCCTCGTGCTGTCTCTTTTTACGGTGACCCTTTCCCTGGGCACGGGCAGGACGACCATCCTCCAGGGGACGGTGCTGCTGGTGTTGTTTGCGGTGTATTTGTTTACGACGATTTTCCCTTAG
- a CDS encoding DUF1501 domain-containing protein, protein MVTRRAFLKNGGLALFGVGLLGGIPPFIAEAAAREKVFRLYKKNKILVCIFQRGAMDGLMAVTPYADPYLQTARPTLFMTPAKTGNTSPLIDLDGRFGLHPALQAFEPVFRDKRLAIVHGIGSPNNTRSHFDAQDYMESGTPFDKATPSGWLNRAVGLLGHDALTPFAAVSLTSAMPRSLYGDNPAVAIANLQDFTIQMRGNPAAVNLTAKSFEDLYDQTSPGLLKEAGQESFEAMKMLQKTDTKNYKPAGGAQYPNSPLGNALKQIAQLIKMDVGMEIAFTECGGWDTHYGQGTTNGVFARSATDLSQAVMAFWTDLGTYQDEVTVMTMTEFGRTVHQNGTGGTDHGRGSCNFILGNDTAGGIVHGSIKPLTVENLEDGRDLPVTTDFRSVFSEVADRHLRIAGEKVLFPGWSGAVAGVMNV, encoded by the coding sequence ATGGTCACAAGAAGAGCATTCTTAAAAAACGGGGGCCTCGCCCTCTTTGGTGTAGGCCTTTTAGGCGGCATCCCTCCTTTTATTGCAGAGGCGGCGGCCCGGGAAAAGGTGTTCCGGCTGTACAAGAAGAACAAGATCCTTGTCTGCATTTTCCAGCGGGGTGCCATGGATGGGCTGATGGCGGTGACGCCTTATGCCGATCCCTATCTGCAGACGGCCCGGCCCACGCTCTTTATGACCCCTGCCAAAACCGGCAACACGTCCCCGCTGATCGACCTGGACGGGCGGTTTGGTTTGCACCCTGCCCTTCAGGCGTTTGAACCGGTGTTTAGGGACAAACGGCTGGCCATCGTACACGGTATAGGCTCACCCAATAATACGCGTTCCCATTTCGACGCCCAGGACTATATGGAATCGGGTACCCCGTTTGACAAGGCCACGCCCAGCGGCTGGCTGAACCGGGCGGTGGGTTTGCTGGGGCACGACGCCCTGACGCCTTTTGCGGCGGTCAGCCTGACGTCCGCCATGCCGCGGTCGTTGTATGGGGACAACCCCGCCGTGGCCATCGCCAACCTCCAGGATTTTACCATCCAGATGCGGGGTAATCCCGCGGCGGTCAACCTCACGGCAAAAAGCTTTGAAGATTTGTATGACCAGACAAGCCCGGGTCTTTTGAAGGAGGCCGGGCAGGAAAGTTTCGAGGCGATGAAAATGCTGCAAAAGACGGATACCAAGAACTACAAACCGGCTGGTGGCGCCCAATATCCCAACTCTCCATTAGGCAACGCCCTTAAACAAATCGCGCAGCTCATCAAGATGGACGTGGGGATGGAAATCGCCTTCACCGAATGTGGCGGCTGGGACACGCACTATGGCCAGGGCACGACCAACGGGGTTTTTGCCCGCAGCGCCACCGACCTTTCCCAGGCCGTCATGGCCTTCTGGACCGACCTCGGGACCTACCAGGACGAGGTGACCGTCATGACCATGACGGAATTTGGCCGGACGGTCCACCAGAACGGGACGGGTGGAACGGACCACGGGCGGGGCTCCTGCAACTTTATTCTGGGGAACGATACGGCGGGTGGGATTGTCCACGGGAGCATCAAGCCGCTCACGGTGGAAAACCTGGAGGATGGGCGCGACCTGCCGGTGACGACGGACTTCCGGTCGGTGTTTAGCGAGGTCGCGGACCGGCACCTGCGGATAGCGGGGGAAAAGGTACTGTTCCCGGGCTGGTCGGGGGCGGTCGCCGGGGTGATGAACGTGTAA
- a CDS encoding helix-turn-helix domain-containing protein, producing MIYNLLNTLVLLGSLQGFILGILLIRRKNARLPNRLLGALLGLIALASLNVYLNTQTWYNTLYFCKYFDALFPFMLPMTFGPLLFLYTRATLDPGFAVTRRDRLHVVPVLIDLIPYGFAWCVVLGFIPSHHGSAGRFIDTYNVYADIPRWLSITFYVFLSMRYARLYRTAPGYSWIRECLWVFAGFQAIWLVYLVPYILPKYTYWMLDHLAWYPLFLPLGVLTYWLGLKGYTMVYPRTSSVSGHLASLLIKAVEDGRLFLNPQLNLDQLAAGVGLSPKMVSAVLNQHLRKNFTEFINEYRVRAFQERIQTGHDNHLTIAGIASECGFNSQATFQRIFKQYTGLTPSAFRKTTQIRK from the coding sequence ATGATTTACAACCTTTTAAACACCCTTGTACTGTTGGGATCCCTGCAAGGTTTTATCCTCGGTATCCTGCTGATCCGGCGTAAAAACGCCCGCTTACCCAACCGGTTGTTGGGCGCGTTGCTTGGCCTGATCGCCTTGGCAAGTCTTAATGTATATTTAAACACACAGACCTGGTATAACACCCTATACTTTTGTAAATATTTTGATGCGCTTTTCCCTTTTATGCTCCCGATGACCTTCGGGCCCCTTCTTTTTTTATATACCCGGGCCACCCTCGACCCTGGTTTTGCGGTCACCCGGCGGGACCGGTTGCATGTTGTCCCGGTGCTTATCGACCTGATTCCCTATGGTTTTGCGTGGTGCGTCGTGTTGGGGTTCATCCCTTCTCATCATGGATCGGCGGGGCGTTTTATAGACACATACAATGTATACGCCGATATACCCCGATGGCTGTCGATTACCTTTTATGTCTTTCTGTCAATGCGTTATGCCCGTTTGTACCGGACGGCTCCCGGGTATTCCTGGATCCGGGAGTGCCTGTGGGTTTTTGCGGGTTTCCAGGCGATATGGCTGGTGTACCTGGTGCCCTACATCCTCCCGAAATATACCTATTGGATGCTCGATCACCTGGCCTGGTACCCGCTCTTCCTCCCGCTGGGGGTCCTCACTTACTGGCTGGGCCTGAAAGGATACACCATGGTCTATCCGCGGACCTCATCCGTTTCGGGGCACCTGGCGTCCCTTTTAATAAAAGCGGTCGAAGACGGTCGTCTTTTTTTGAACCCGCAGCTCAACCTCGACCAATTGGCGGCGGGGGTCGGTCTTTCCCCAAAAATGGTGTCCGCGGTGCTCAACCAACACCTCCGGAAGAACTTTACGGAGTTTATCAACGAATACAGGGTCCGTGCTTTCCAGGAACGGATCCAAACAGGGCATGACAACCACCTGACCATCGCCGGTATCGCATCGGAATGCGGGTTCAATTCCCAGGCGACCTTTCAGCGGATCTTTAAACAATATACCGGGCTGACGCCCTCGGCCTTCCGGAAGACCACTCAAATCCGGAAATGA
- a CDS encoding YncE family protein, translating to MRTLLLSLCCLAGLAVSAQTYTPYVMDKTIPLAGNGGYDYLYFDAAAGRLYVSHGTKVDVLDAHTGTLVGSVDGMQGVHGIAVATALHKGFISDGKGNAVVVFDLATLKTLKTIAITGKDPDCIIYDDYTQRVFAFGGDSKDASVIDAKTLEQVGTVALGGGPEFAVSDGKGLIYNNLEDENLMNVIDAKGLKVLKTYPLSPCGGPTGLALDRTHQRLFTVCRKNKGMSVLDAATGRVITTVPIGAGVDAVVYDPATGLVYCSNGDGTATIIQQKSADDYAVVQTLTTQFRAKTMALDPATKNVYFSCYDFQQDKKTRVPDTFKVLVFTQKK from the coding sequence ATGAGAACCCTCCTCTTAAGTTTATGTTGTCTTGCCGGCCTGGCCGTGTCTGCACAGACCTACACCCCTTATGTCATGGACAAAACGATTCCGCTCGCCGGGAATGGTGGATATGACTATCTGTATTTTGATGCCGCCGCCGGGCGTTTGTATGTATCCCATGGCACGAAGGTGGACGTCCTGGACGCGCACACCGGGACGCTCGTTGGTTCGGTGGACGGGATGCAGGGGGTACACGGGATCGCCGTGGCCACCGCTTTGCACAAAGGGTTTATCAGCGACGGCAAGGGCAACGCCGTTGTGGTGTTCGACCTGGCTACCTTAAAGACACTAAAAACGATCGCCATCACGGGCAAGGACCCGGATTGCATCATTTATGACGACTATACCCAACGGGTTTTTGCCTTTGGCGGGGACAGTAAAGACGCTTCGGTGATCGACGCCAAAACCCTGGAACAGGTGGGCACGGTGGCGTTGGGCGGCGGACCCGAGTTTGCCGTATCCGATGGGAAAGGGCTTATCTATAATAACCTCGAAGACGAAAACCTGATGAACGTCATCGACGCGAAGGGGCTGAAGGTGTTAAAAACCTATCCCTTGTCGCCCTGCGGCGGACCCACGGGTCTTGCGCTGGACAGAACACACCAGCGGTTGTTTACGGTTTGCCGTAAAAACAAGGGCATGAGCGTGCTCGACGCGGCCACCGGGCGGGTGATCACCACCGTTCCTATCGGAGCGGGTGTGGACGCCGTGGTCTATGATCCGGCGACTGGCTTGGTGTATTGCTCCAACGGCGACGGCACGGCTACCATCATTCAACAGAAATCCGCGGATGATTACGCTGTCGTGCAGACGCTTACGACGCAATTCCGGGCCAAGACGATGGCGCTGGACCCCGCTACGAAGAATGTATATTTTAGCTGCTACGACTTCCAGCAGGATAAAAAGACCCGGGTACCCGACACCTTCAAGGTGCTGGTGTTTACGCAAAAGAAATAA
- a CDS encoding alpha-L-arabinofuranosidase C-terminal domain-containing protein, giving the protein MTIVRRFALACFIATGLNARAQQGILKVQADKVTATIQPTMWGIFFEDINFGADGGLYAELVKNRSFEFTKPLMGWTKEGHKVVEGSMLILNRKAEDPNNPRFLRVTADHEGPGDLGLVNEGFRGMGIKKGVRYFFSILYRQPQTGITLHIGLKDAKGNSLGDTVLVPTETGEQWHKATATITATATEPKASMTLGFEGDGRIDVDMISLFPGDTWRNRPGGLRADMVQWLADMKPGFIRFPGGCIVEGMDLNNRYQWKKTVGPVEDRQFEINRWNVEFPRRSTPDYFQSHGLGFFEYFQLAEDIGAQPLPILNCGMACQFNTAELVPLDQEDPYIQDALDLVEFANGDTTTRWGKLRASMGHPASFHLQMMGVGNENWGPQYVERLQEFTKAIKARYPDLKLVNSSGTDPDGARFDYLNGELRSMHADLIDEHYYRNPEWFFANARRYDGYPRGSSHIFAGEYAAQSDHTVSPENKNCWLTALSEAAFMTGLERNADVVSMASYAPLFANADAWQWTPDLIWVNNLQSYGTPDYYVQQLFSLNKGTGVVPLTLDGHTVAGQDSLYATACVDDATHDLIIKVVNASGQPAVKTIAVEGRKLGKTGTLTVLQNNDLGAVNTFDQPRQVAPHTTTLQTGKTISLAMEPYSFNIIRIPLR; this is encoded by the coding sequence ATGACAATAGTAAGACGATTCGCGCTTGCCTGCTTCATAGCAACAGGACTAAATGCCCGCGCTCAGCAGGGCATCCTCAAAGTCCAGGCCGACAAGGTCACCGCCACTATTCAACCCACGATGTGGGGCATCTTTTTCGAAGACATCAATTTCGGAGCCGACGGCGGATTATACGCGGAGCTGGTGAAGAACCGTTCCTTTGAATTTACAAAACCTTTGATGGGGTGGACAAAAGAGGGCCACAAGGTGGTGGAGGGGAGTATGCTCATCCTGAACCGGAAGGCGGAAGATCCGAATAACCCGCGTTTTCTCCGCGTGACCGCGGACCACGAGGGACCCGGAGACCTGGGGCTCGTCAATGAAGGTTTTAGGGGGATGGGGATCAAGAAGGGCGTCCGTTACTTTTTTTCCATCCTATACCGGCAACCGCAAACGGGTATAACGCTGCACATCGGTTTAAAGGACGCCAAAGGCAACAGCCTTGGAGATACGGTGCTGGTACCCACGGAAACAGGAGAACAATGGCATAAGGCGACCGCGACAATTACCGCCACGGCTACGGAACCAAAGGCCTCGATGACCCTCGGTTTTGAAGGCGACGGCCGGATCGATGTCGATATGATCTCCCTTTTCCCCGGTGACACCTGGCGAAACCGGCCCGGGGGGCTTAGGGCGGATATGGTGCAATGGCTGGCGGATATGAAGCCGGGATTTATCCGTTTTCCCGGTGGGTGTATCGTGGAAGGCATGGACCTGAACAACCGCTACCAGTGGAAAAAAACGGTAGGTCCTGTGGAAGACCGGCAGTTTGAGATCAACCGATGGAACGTCGAATTTCCCCGCCGGTCGACACCGGATTATTTTCAAAGCCATGGCCTGGGCTTCTTCGAATACTTTCAACTGGCGGAGGATATAGGCGCGCAGCCGCTCCCGATCCTGAACTGCGGCATGGCCTGCCAGTTCAATACCGCGGAGCTGGTGCCCCTGGACCAGGAAGATCCGTATATCCAGGACGCCCTGGACCTGGTTGAATTTGCCAATGGGGATACCACGACGCGTTGGGGAAAACTCCGGGCCTCCATGGGGCACCCGGCGTCCTTCCACCTGCAGATGATGGGTGTGGGGAACGAAAACTGGGGGCCGCAGTATGTCGAACGGCTCCAGGAATTTACGAAAGCCATCAAAGCCCGTTATCCCGATCTGAAGCTGGTCAACAGCTCAGGCACCGATCCCGACGGCGCGCGCTTCGACTACCTCAACGGCGAACTACGGTCGATGCACGCCGACCTCATCGACGAACACTATTACCGGAATCCCGAATGGTTTTTTGCCAACGCACGGCGGTATGACGGCTATCCAAGGGGGAGCAGCCACATTTTTGCCGGGGAATACGCCGCCCAAAGCGACCATACGGTCAGCCCCGAAAACAAAAACTGCTGGCTGACGGCACTTTCCGAAGCCGCCTTTATGACGGGGCTGGAGCGGAACGCCGATGTGGTCAGCATGGCGTCTTACGCCCCGCTTTTTGCGAATGCCGACGCCTGGCAGTGGACCCCGGACCTGATTTGGGTGAATAACCTGCAATCTTACGGGACTCCTGACTATTATGTCCAGCAGCTTTTTTCGCTTAACAAAGGGACCGGGGTGGTGCCCCTGACCCTGGACGGGCACACCGTGGCGGGTCAGGACAGCCTGTATGCAACGGCTTGTGTGGACGATGCAACGCATGACCTGATCATCAAGGTGGTGAATGCGTCGGGCCAACCCGCCGTTAAAACAATCGCAGTGGAGGGCCGTAAGCTTGGTAAAACCGGCACCTTGACGGTTCTCCAAAACAACGACCTCGGCGCGGTCAATACCTTTGATCAACCACGGCAGGTGGCACCGCACACAACGACGCTGCAAACCGGCAAGACCATCTCCCTGGCCATGGAACCTTATTCTTTCAACATTATAAGAATCCCCTTGCGATAG